GGTGCGCACCAGGGTCGACTTGCCGGCGCCGGACAGGCCCACCACCACGACGAACTGGCCGTCCGGGATCTCGAGGTCGATGCCGTCGAGCCCGAGCGTGCCGGTCGGGTAGCGGACCGAGACGTTGTCGAAGCGGATCACAGAAACTACTCTCGCGACTCCGGGTGGAGGGGGCGACCCCTCCACCCGGAGTGTGTGGGTCGGGTCAGCCGAAGTTCTCGTAGACCGCGCGGGCCTGGTCGATCGCGTCGAGGTCGGCCGGCACGAGTCCGTCGATCTCGTAGACCGCGTCGAGCGCCGCGGCGCCCTCCTCGGTGTCGGCGATCGCGAGGAACGCGTCGGTGATCTTCTGCTGCCACTCCTCCGAGAGCGAGCCCGAGACCGAGACGCCGTCGTTGGGGATGAGGGTCGAGTGCGCGAAGACGACGACCTCGGTGCCGATGTCGGGCGTCTCCTCGGCGAGGCCGGTGCGGGCGTCGTTGTAGCTCACGCCGACGGTCGCATCGCCGTCGTAGACCGCGCGGACGGCGTTGGGGTGGCCGCCGGCGAAGAACGCGCCGCTCAGGTCGAACGGGTCGAGGCCGAGCTGCTGGAGCTGCGTGGCCGGGTAGTAGTAGCCCGATGCGGAGCCCTCGTCGACGAACGCGATCGTCTCGTCCTGCGCGACGAGCGCCAGGGCGTCCTCGCCGAGCGGGCCGACGTTGCCCTCTTCGGTGCCGTTGCAGAAGAGGTAGTCGACGCCGTCCTCGTCGGTCTCGGTGACGATGTCATCGAGGCAGAACGTGTCGGGGTCGTTCGTGAACCACTGGGTCACGTAGACGCTGTCGCCGTAGCGCACCGACTGCAGCACCGGCACGGCGCCGGCCTCGTCCTGCGCCTGCACGAGGCCGATGGGGCCGAACATGCCGATCTGCGCCTGGTCGGTCTGCATCGCCACGACGAGTCCGGCGTAGTTGTCGGTGATGTTGACCTCGACCGGGACTCCGAGCTCATCGCTCAGCAGGCCCGCGAGCGTGTCGCCGTCGGTGACCAGCTGGTCGACGTCCTGCGAGGGCACCAGGCCCAGGACGATCGACTCCGGGTCGGCGGCAGCGGTCTCCTCGGTGCTGCCGCTGGGGCTGCTCGCGCAGCCGGCGAGCGTGAGTCCGAGCCCCGCCGCGACCGCGACGGCGCCCAGGAACTTGTGATTGCGCACGTGGTTCTCCTTCTTGGTGACGCGCGGATGCTGTCGGCCGCGCCGGTCCGGATGCTGTCGGCCGCGAGATTGCTGTGAGGCCGTGCACTCCGGCCCACGCTAGCCACCCCTGCGGGCCGCGAGGCCGTCACATAGGCAGACGTAGCGAGTTGTTTACAGAGTCGTCGCCACGCCGTAAACGATCGTGCGTCTCAGAGGCCGCGCGCCCAGGCGGCGACGGCGGGGACGAGCCCGTCGAGAGACGGAGCGCTCCAGTCCGCGGGACCGCGTCTCAGCGCGAAGCGGTCGATCAGTCCCGTCCGCCCGCCCAGGGCGCGGACGGGCTCGAGGTCGTTGCGCCAGATGTCTCCGATGCTCGCCACCGAATCCCCGCCGTCGACCCCGGCGACCTCGGCGATGATGTGGCCGAGCCCGGCGGGCTTGCCGGCATCGCCGACGACGTGGTCGAACAGGTGCGTCATCTCGAGCCTGTCCAAGATCTGATCGAGGCCCTCACGCGGCGCGTTCGTGACCAGCACGATCCGTCCGCCCGCATCCCGGACGGCCGCGCTCAGGTCCTCCAGGCCGGGCGCGCGCTCGGCGTGGAGCTCGCCGGCCGACAGCCGGGCCCGCGAGGCGAGGTAGACCTCGCTGATCCGCTGCGGGTGGATGTCGGCGGCCTGGGCGATGGCCCACGCGGCCTGGTAGACGTCATCCGCGTGGCGCAGGTCCTCGTCGGCGCCGGCGGTGGCGTGCGGGTCCTCCAGCCAGCTCTGCACGCGCCGCAGCAGGTCGAGGCCCTCGGCGAGCGGGTCGAGCGCTGCGGCGTAATCGAGCGCCGGGGCGTCGCCCACGCAGGCCGTTCCGTCGAAGTCGACGATGAGGGTCCGGCGCGTCATGCGTCGGCGAGTGCGGCGCTGACCACCGCGCGGGCCTCCTCCTGCACCTGCGCGAGGTGCTCGGGTCCCTTCAGTGACTCGGCGTACAGCTTGTACACGTCCTCGGTGCCCGACGGCCGCGCGGCGAACCACGCGAACTCGGTCTGGACCTTCAGACCGCCGATCGCGGCCCCGTTGCCGGGTGCGTGCGACAGCTTCGCGGTGATCGGGTCGCCCGCGAGCTCCGTGGCGGTGACCGCCTCGGGGGCGAGCTTCGACAGCGCCGCCTTCTGCGCCGGCGTCGCCGGGGCGTCGACCCGCTGATAGGCCGACGAGCCGTACTCGGCCTCGAGCTCGGCGTACCGCTGCGAGGGCGTCTTGCCCGTGACCGCGAGGATCTCGGCGGCGAGCAGGCACAGCAGGATGCCGTCCTTGTCGGTCGTCCACACCGAGGCGTCCTTGCGGAGGAACGAGGCGCCGGCCGACTCCTCGCCGCCGAACACGACCGAGCCGTCCAGCAGGCCCGGCACGAACCACTTGAATCCGACCGGCACCTCCAGAAGCGTGCGGTCCTCCGCGGCGACAACGCGGTCGATGATCATCGAGCTGACGAGTGTCTTGCCCACGGCCGCCGAGGCCGGCCAGCCCGGGCGGTGCGCGCACAGGTAGTCGATGGCGACGGCGAGGTAGTGGTTCGGGTTCATCAGGCCCGCGTCGGGCGTGACGATGCCGTGCCGGTCGGCGTCCGCGTCGTTGCCGGTGAGGATGTCGTACTCCTCGCGGCGGGCGACCAGCGACGCCATCGCCGACGGCGACGACGGATCCATCCGGATCTTCTCGTCCCAGTCGAGGGTCATGAAGCGCCACGTCGGGTCGACCTCGGGATTGACCACGGTGAGGTCGAGCCCGTACTTCTCGCCGATGAGCGCCCAGTAGTCGACGGAGGCGCCGCCGAGCGGGTCGGCGCCGATCCGCACACCCGCGGTCTTGATGGCCTCGACGTCGATGATCTGGCCGAGGTCTGCCACGTAGCCTTCGCGGAAGTCGTAGTGATCGAGCGCGTCTCCGTCGATGTCGGCGAACTTGGTGCGCTTGACGCCGTCGAGCCCGGCGGCGATGAGGTCGTTCGCGCGGGCGGCGATCCACCCGGTCGCATCGGTGTCGGCGGGGCCGCCGTGCGGGGGGTTGTACTTGAAGCCGCCGTCGCGCGGCGGGTTGTGGCTGGGGGTCACGACGATGCCGTCGGCGCGGCCGGCATCCGCCTCGCTCCGCCCCTTGTTGTAGGCGAGGATCGCGTGGCTGAGCGCGGGCGTCGGCACCCACGAGTCGCGCGAGTCCACGCGCACGTCGACGCCGTTGGCCACGAGCACCTCGATCGCGGTGCGCTCGGCCGGCAGCGACAGGCCGTGCGTGTCGCGGCCGAGGAAGAGGGGGCCGGTGATGCCCTGCTCGGTGCGGTAGTCGACGATCGCCTGCGTCGTGGCGAGGATGTGCCACTCGTTGAAGCTGGTCGACAGGCTCGATCCGCGGTGGCCGCTCGTGCCGAAGGCGACGCGCTGCGCGGCCACCTGAGGGTCGGGCGTTCGGTCGTAGTAGGCGTTGATCAGCTCATCGATGTCGATGAGGTCGGATGCTTCGGCGGGCTGTCCTGCGCGACTCATGTGCCCAGTCTGTCATTGCCGGGCCCCGCGTGCGCAGACGTGTCACAGTTGTGCGGCGATCTTCGCCGCCCAGGCGCGGATCTGCTCCCAGTCCCGCAGATCCTGGAACTCCTCGGGGGTGTTGCGCGCCATCGAGGACTCGATGAACCCGTGGGGATCGCGGGGCATGCGTCCGCCGAACACGACGTGCTCGCGCACGTTCAGGGCCTCGGCCTGGGCGATGACGGCTTCGGGTTCGAGCCACTTCTCGTCCTCGTCGGGGGCGCTCTTCGGCTCGCCGACCGGACCCGTGCTGAAGACCCAGAAGGGCGTGAGCGCGAGGATGTCGCTCTCGTGCGAGAGGAAGCGGCGAGCTTCGCGGCGCCATCGTCCCATGTAGACGGCGCTGCCGAGGACGACCGCGTCGTAGCCGCGCGCGTGCGCGTCGTGCACGTCGAGGCAGTCGGCGTCGTGGCCGCGCGAGCGCAGCTCGTCCGCGATCGCCTGGGCGATCTCGGCGGTGGAGTGATGCTTGGTCGCATAGGCGACGAGGATGCGTGCCATGCGCCCAGGGTGAGCCCGGTCGGCGCGACGGGCCAGTGCCGAAGGTCCCTGGCTAGGCTTGATCCGTGATGAGCGACCTCGACGCAGCGGCGGAAACCCGCCGCACGTACAGCTTCCTGGGCCCGGCGGGCACGTTCACCGAGGCTGCGCTCGCGCAGGTCGCCGAGGCGCGCGATCAGTACTGGCGGCCCGTGCACAACGTCGGCGAGGCGCTGGCGGATGTCGTCGAGGGCCGTTCCCACGCGGCGATGATCGCGATCGAGAACTCCGTCGACGGCGGCGTCTCGACCGCCCAGGACGCCCTCGCCACGATGCCGGGTCTCCGGATCATCGGCGAGTACCTCGTGCCGGTCGACTTCGTCCTCGTCGGCCGTCGCGGCACGCGGCTCGAGGACGTCTCGCTGGTCTCGGGTCACCCCGTCGCGTACGCGCAGTGCCTGCAGTGGCTGACGC
This region of Microbacterium thalassium genomic DNA includes:
- the phnD gene encoding phosphate/phosphite/phosphonate ABC transporter substrate-binding protein, with translation MRNHKFLGAVAVAAGLGLTLAGCASSPSGSTEETAAADPESIVLGLVPSQDVDQLVTDGDTLAGLLSDELGVPVEVNITDNYAGLVVAMQTDQAQIGMFGPIGLVQAQDEAGAVPVLQSVRYGDSVYVTQWFTNDPDTFCLDDIVTETDEDGVDYLFCNGTEEGNVGPLGEDALALVAQDETIAFVDEGSASGYYYPATQLQQLGLDPFDLSGAFFAGGHPNAVRAVYDGDATVGVSYNDARTGLAEETPDIGTEVVVFAHSTLIPNDGVSVSGSLSEEWQQKITDAFLAIADTEEGAAALDAVYEIDGLVPADLDAIDQARAVYENFG
- a CDS encoding HAD family hydrolase, whose product is MTRRTLIVDFDGTACVGDAPALDYAAALDPLAEGLDLLRRVQSWLEDPHATAGADEDLRHADDVYQAAWAIAQAADIHPQRISEVYLASRARLSAGELHAERAPGLEDLSAAVRDAGGRIVLVTNAPREGLDQILDRLEMTHLFDHVVGDAGKPAGLGHIIAEVAGVDGGDSVASIGDIWRNDLEPVRALGGRTGLIDRFALRRGPADWSAPSLDGLVPAVAAWARGL
- the pgm gene encoding phosphoglucomutase (alpha-D-glucose-1,6-bisphosphate-dependent), producing MSRAGQPAEASDLIDIDELINAYYDRTPDPQVAAQRVAFGTSGHRGSSLSTSFNEWHILATTQAIVDYRTEQGITGPLFLGRDTHGLSLPAERTAIEVLVANGVDVRVDSRDSWVPTPALSHAILAYNKGRSEADAGRADGIVVTPSHNPPRDGGFKYNPPHGGPADTDATGWIAARANDLIAAGLDGVKRTKFADIDGDALDHYDFREGYVADLGQIIDVEAIKTAGVRIGADPLGGASVDYWALIGEKYGLDLTVVNPEVDPTWRFMTLDWDEKIRMDPSSPSAMASLVARREEYDILTGNDADADRHGIVTPDAGLMNPNHYLAVAIDYLCAHRPGWPASAAVGKTLVSSMIIDRVVAAEDRTLLEVPVGFKWFVPGLLDGSVVFGGEESAGASFLRKDASVWTTDKDGILLCLLAAEILAVTGKTPSQRYAELEAEYGSSAYQRVDAPATPAQKAALSKLAPEAVTATELAGDPITAKLSHAPGNGAAIGGLKVQTEFAWFAARPSGTEDVYKLYAESLKGPEHLAQVQEEARAVVSAALADA
- a CDS encoding flavodoxin domain-containing protein encodes the protein MARILVAYATKHHSTAEIAQAIADELRSRGHDADCLDVHDAHARGYDAVVLGSAVYMGRWRREARRFLSHESDILALTPFWVFSTGPVGEPKSAPDEDEKWLEPEAVIAQAEALNVREHVVFGGRMPRDPHGFIESSMARNTPEEFQDLRDWEQIRAWAAKIAAQL